GAGACTTCTAAACAAGTAGATGTTTTTGAAGTATTTTATAATGAAGAATACtgcaaaaatttaattaaacagtGTACATTGTTTTGGAAGTAtgtttttgatttattgattgtagattaaaaataaaacacaataCGTTTTAATTAcatgttattaatttattttgaacATTAACCATACCACATGCAATCACAACAATGAAATCCAACATACAAATGACTTTAGTATCGATACAAGAGTGAGGGGCTACCATGGAAAAATTTCTTAATCTACCTATTGATCTCTCAACATTTATACGTAGCGCTGCTATACGTTTCGTTTCCATTACTTCCAATTTTGAACTAACCGTGTTTGCAGAAACGCTTGGAGGTCTTATAAGATGGCAACCTTTAGTTTCTAGCAAATGAGATATGTTTTTAAAACCCCTGTCAGCCATAACAGAATATCCCGGTGACAAATTCAACAAAAAGTCacaatcttcaaatattattgtGTCACTGGCCCTTCCACCATAACCATCCGAAATGTAGTTAATTAATCCATCAGGTGTAATGGAAATCAAATATTTAATTGTATTACAATGTTTATATTCAGACCAGGTCAAAGACTGTTGCTTGGCACTCGAAGGTTTTTCTATTCGTATTTCAAAGCAATCTAATACACTGACAGTTTTAAAATATCTCTTTCTAAAAGATATGGGTAACTTCTCATAAATTTGTTTCATCGGCGgaaaaaaaataaactgtttcATGCGGTTGGCTATTAACGGAACTGTTCTGTTAAATATTTTTCCTATTAAACTTGTGCTGACATCGAAGTCAATGGCCAGACGTATATATGGGTCGTTAAGacgaattttttttaatgaaattaaaatatctcTTACTGGCGAAGCAATGCTTTCAGATAATTGTTTCGTTAGAAAATATACTTCTTCTGGTAATCCCAAATAAAAACCGATGTTGGTATTTATTTTAAGTATAGTATCTTTACAAAAGTTAGGTTTGATTGTATTTGACATGCTATCTGAACTTGTGCTACTACAT
The window above is part of the Diabrotica virgifera virgifera chromosome 2, PGI_DIABVI_V3a genome. Proteins encoded here:
- the LOC126880873 gene encoding uncharacterized protein LOC126880873, translating into MMSNIKKGCYKYCIVPNCTSTTIKTPNKIFFHVPLQTDKRKKWCKLMKRDLIGPKSIKYVCEEHFDIENDTENLIKFKLVGGTLKLKSEIYPHKFDCQKVVKPLRKSGAYEKRRKAECFNEILKDDVPSTSGCQPFEIINCDPIYEEKSVPKDPLSEDCILKSVLGSPKKKYKHKRVQVNIKTPQKNKEVQTVRFRTKKSDMENKRKNICSSPESSPSNMSVSSMSSCSSTSSDSMSNTIKPNFCKDTILKINTNIGFYLGLPEEVYFLTKQLSESIASPVRDILISLKKIRLNDPYIRLAIDFDVSTSLIGKIFNRTVPLIANRMKQFIFFPPMKQIYEKLPISFRKRYFKTVSVLDCFEIRIEKPSSAKQQSLTWSEYKHCNTIKYLISITPDGLINYISDGYGGRASDTIIFEDCDFLLNLSPGYSVMADRGFKNISHLLETKGCHLIRPPSVSANTVSSKLEVMETKRIAALRINVERSIGRLRNFSMVAPHSCIDTKVICMLDFIVVIACGMVNVQNKLITCN